One window of the Esox lucius isolate fEsoLuc1 chromosome 8, fEsoLuc1.pri, whole genome shotgun sequence genome contains the following:
- the anapc4 gene encoding anaphase-promoting complex subunit 4 has protein sequence MPSFRQVGEKQLPNPVLCMAWSPKRDLIALANTAGELLLHRLANFQRVWSLPPNENTGKEITALAWRPDGKILAFSLGDTKLVVLCDAEKADILHLFPVENPVSCMHWMEVLEESSVLSSFYSSEDESNLFLPKLPTLPKSYSTTSKIFSEEKSDEILNLLGEVRLNILVLGGGSCLLELYAYGMYKIATLPEVPGTCRSLCLSSDLKSLSIITEIRSSDNDPEIRYIQLDTGLLSDCLPEVTRMARKFTHISTLLQYLRLSLTCMCEAWEDILMQMDLRLTKFVQEKNTNTQVQDEFLELLLWGQSSPELQALLMNQLTVKGLKKLGQSIETSYSSIQKLVISHLQSGSEALLYHLSEVKGMSLWKQKFHPLGLDSVAIEDAITAVGSFTLKANELLQVIDKSMKNFKAFFRWLYVAMLRMSEDHVPPELNKMTQKDIAFVADFLSEHFSENEELFDRKGKYFNVERVGQYLKDEDEDLVSPPNTKGNQWLKFLQESTHLKESPLLFPSYPQKSLHFVKRMMEGVIELCLQKPAEVIGKSVKRSVSLSLYIVPESSENTPRLFELPSLYNDKKANLHYVVFCMPEVSPCKLYLLRRSTEPNRPVSNVLTAIDLSNVLCQSIDDTTAGSSSDRVYSCQDARFYDNETLTVVLQASEEEENRGRVLAQLPLSSALSCKEEFNWDSSLRLDQQSGSIPSQGLVLENQWRDLENMKAQFVAVNGIRKVACVLSSNLRHVRVFEMDVEDEEDEERPESQNAGSDQDGLEETLGSQEEAEGGQTEGQGGGLRPEEQLESGEGLEVS, from the exons ATGCCTTCCTTCCGTCAAGTTGGTGAGAAGCAGCTCCCCAACCCTGTTCTGTGCATGGCATGGTCACCGAAGAGGGATCTTATTGCCTTGGCGAACACTGCTGGGGAG CTGCTACTGCATCGCCTTGCCAATTTCCAGCGTGTTTGGAGCTTGCCACCCAATGAGAACACAGGAAAGGAGATCACAGCGCTTGCTTGGAGACCTGATGGCAAAA TCCTGGCTTTTAGCCTCGGGGACACTAAGCTAGTGGTGCTGTGTGATGCAGAGAAGGCCGATATCCTTCATCTATTCCCAGTGGAGAACCCTGTGTCCTGCATGCACTGGATGGAAGTCCTGGAGGAGAGCAG CGTCCTTAGCTCATTCTACAGTTCTGAAGACGAGTCCAACCTTTTTCTTCCCAAGCTGCCAACTCTTCCGAAGAG CTACAGTACTACGTCCAAAATATTCAG TGAAGAGAAGTCAGATGAGATACTCAACCTTTTGGGAGAAGTGAG GCTGAACATCCTGGTTCTGGGGGGAGGTTCTTGCTTGTTGGAGCTGTATGCTTACGGGATGTATAAGATCGCCACTTTACCAGAG GTTCCTGGGACATGTCGAAGCCTGTGTCTGTCCAGTGATCTGAAATCCCTGTCTATCATCACGGAGATCCGATCATCTGACAATGACCCGGAGATCCGCTACATCCAG CTGGACACCGGGCTGCTTTCAGACTGTCTCCCTGAGGTCACTCGGATGGCGCGCAAGTTTACCCACATCTCCACCTTGCTGCAG TATCTGCGTCTCTCCCTCACCTGCATGTGCGAGGCTTGGGAAGATATCCTCATGCAGATGGACCTCAGGCTTACTAAGTTTGTTCAG GAGaagaacaccaacacacaagTCCAGGATGAGTTTCTGGAGCTTTTACTGTGGGGACAATCAAG CCCTGAACTACAAGCCCTCCTCATGAATCAGCTGACTGTCAAG GGGCTGAAGAAGCTGGGCCAGTCCATAGAAACCTCTTACTCCAGCATTCAGAAGCTGGTGATCAGCCATCTACAGAG CGGGTCTGAGGCTCTGTTGTACCATCTCAGCGAGGTGAAGGGGATGTCTCTTTGGAAACAGAAGTTCCACCCACTCGGCCTGGACTCTGTGGCTATAGAAG ACGCCATTACAGCTGTGGGGTCATTCACATTGAAAGCCAATGAACTTCTACA AGTGATTGACAAGAGCATGAAGAACTTCAAGGCTTTTTTCCGGTGGCTGTATGTAG CTATGCTGAGGATGTCGGAGGATCACGTtccacctgaactcaataag ATGACACAGAAGGACATTGCCTTTGTGGCAGATTTCCTGTCTGAACACTTCAGTGAG AATGAAGAGCTGTTTGACCGGAAAGGAAAGTACTTTAATGTGGAGCGTGTCGGCCAG TACTTGAAGGATGAAGATGAGGATCTAGTGTCGCCACCCAATACCAAAGGAAACCAGTGGCTGAAGTTCCTGCAGGAGAGCACACATTTGAAAG AGAGCCCGCTCCTCTTCCCTTCATACCCTCAGAAGTCCTTACACTTTGTGAAGAGAATGATGGAAGGGGTGATTGAGTTGTGTCTCCAGAAACCTGCT GAGGTAATTGGAAAGTCTGTGAAGCGTTCTGTGAGTTTGTCTCTCTACATTGTACCAGAGAG TTCAGAAAACACACCAAGGCTTTTTGAACTTCCATCATT GTACAATGACAAGAAGGCCAATTTGCACTATGTGGTGTTCTGCATGCCAGAGGTTTCCCCCTGCAAGCTTTACCTCCTACGGAGAAGTACAGAACCAAACCG GCCTGTTTCCAATGTTCTCACAGCCATAGATCTCAGTAATGTTCTGTGCCAAAGTATTGATGACACTACTGCAGGATCCAG CTCTGACCGTGTGTACAGTTGCCAGGATGCTCGTTTCTATGACAATGAGACATTGACAGTGGTGCTGCAAGcatcagaggaagaggagaatagGGGGCGTGTCCTGGCCcagctccctctctcctccgcCCTCAGCTGCAAGGAGGAGTTCAACTGGGACTCCAGTCTTAG GTTGGACCAGCAGAGTGGTTCCATCCCCTCCCAGGGGCTAGTTCTGGAGAACCAGTGGAGAGACTTGGAGAACATGAAGGCCCAGTTTGTGGCTGTGAATGGGATCAGGAAGGTGgcctgtgtg CTGAGCTCCAACCTGCGGCACGTCCGTGTGTTTGAGATGGATgtagaggatgaggaggatgaagagcgGCCTGAGTCACAGAACGCTGGCTCGGACCAGGATGGCCtagaggagaccctggggagcCAGGAGGAGGCTGAAGGAGGACAAACGGAAGGCCAGGGAGGGGGACTGAGGCCTGAAGAGCAGCTAGAGTCTGGAGAAGGACTGGAGGTCTCATAG